In a single window of the Aminomonas paucivorans DSM 12260 genome:
- a CDS encoding DegT/DnrJ/EryC1/StrS family aminotransferase produces MTQNLPSFDLKRNYQRVREEILEAVHRVLDSQHFILGPEVAAFEEEAARYLEVPHALGCASGTDALLLSLLALRVGPGDEVITTPYTFFASTSCITRLGATPVFVDVEPDSYNLRMDRVLEALTPRTKAVIPVHLFGQMCRLEEIAPTLKERGVALVEDCAQAFGTLRHLDGGILRAGAVGDLSCFSFFPTKNLGAYGDAGMVASRRDDLADRVRNLRVHGAATTYLHDEVGLNSRLDALQAAILRVRLRHVETWNEERRAVADRYRLLFGQKGLLDVVTPPAEQAGTRHIFHQYVVRARRRDELQAFLGERGITTRVYYPLSLHLQPCFRFLGYQEGAFPVSETLSQETLALPMFPELEVAEQERVVEEIGRFYGRG; encoded by the coding sequence ATGACCCAGAACCTTCCCTCCTTCGACCTGAAGCGCAACTACCAGCGGGTGCGGGAGGAAATCCTGGAGGCAGTCCACCGGGTGCTGGACAGCCAGCACTTCATCCTGGGGCCGGAGGTGGCGGCCTTCGAGGAGGAGGCGGCCCGTTACCTGGAGGTTCCCCATGCCCTGGGGTGCGCCTCCGGCACCGACGCCCTGCTCCTGTCCCTCCTGGCCCTCCGGGTGGGACCGGGAGACGAGGTCATCACCACCCCCTACACCTTTTTCGCCAGCACCAGCTGCATCACCCGCCTGGGGGCCACGCCGGTGTTCGTGGACGTGGAGCCGGACAGCTACAACCTGAGGATGGACCGGGTTCTGGAGGCTCTGACCCCCCGGACGAAGGCGGTGATCCCCGTGCACCTCTTCGGCCAGATGTGTCGGCTGGAGGAGATCGCCCCCACCCTGAAGGAGCGGGGCGTGGCGCTGGTGGAGGACTGCGCCCAGGCCTTCGGCACCCTGCGGCACCTGGACGGGGGGATCCTCCGGGCCGGGGCGGTGGGGGACCTCTCGTGCTTCTCCTTCTTCCCCACCAAGAACCTGGGGGCCTACGGCGATGCGGGCATGGTGGCGTCCCGGCGGGACGACCTGGCGGACCGGGTGCGGAACCTCCGGGTGCACGGGGCGGCCACCACGTACCTGCACGACGAGGTGGGGCTGAACAGCCGCCTGGACGCGCTGCAGGCGGCGATCCTCCGGGTGCGGCTGCGCCACGTGGAGACCTGGAACGAGGAGCGTCGGGCCGTGGCGGACCGCTACCGCCTCCTCTTCGGACAGAAGGGGCTTCTGGACGTGGTGACCCCTCCGGCGGAACAGGCGGGGACGCGGCACATCTTCCACCAGTACGTGGTGCGGGCCCGGCGTCGGGACGAACTCCAGGCCTTCCTGGGGGAGCGGGGGATCACCACCCGGGTCTATTACCCCCTGTCCCTGCACCTCCAGCCCTGTTTCCGCTTCCTGGGTTACCAGGAGGGGGCGTTCCCCGTCTCCGAGACTCTCTCTCAGGAGACCCTGGCCCTCCCCATGTTCCCGGAGCTGGAGGTGGCGGAACAGGAGCGGGTGGTGGAGGAGATCGGACGGTTCTACGGCCGGGGCTGA
- a CDS encoding zinc metallopeptidase, producing the protein MFPFFDPSMIVLIPALLFAFWAQTRIQSTYSRYAEVWARKGVRAEQVSRLLLDRFNLGSIPVERIAGNLTDHYDPRGKVLRLSDSVYGNPSIAAIGVAAHEVGHAVQDLENYAPLRIRNAIVPAVNLGSMAAIPLFFIGLIFRSPTMMDLGILFFLGVIVFHLVTLPVEFDASARALRLLSDTGVLATDEIGGARAVLNAAALTYVAATVMAVAQLLRLLLLRGAFGGRDE; encoded by the coding sequence ATGTTCCCGTTTTTCGACCCGTCCATGATCGTGCTGATCCCGGCGCTGCTGTTCGCCTTCTGGGCGCAGACCCGGATCCAGTCCACCTATTCCCGTTATGCGGAGGTGTGGGCCCGCAAGGGCGTGCGGGCGGAGCAGGTTTCCCGCCTGCTCCTGGACCGTTTCAACCTGGGCTCCATCCCCGTGGAGCGCATCGCCGGGAACCTGACGGACCACTACGATCCCCGAGGCAAGGTGCTGCGCCTTTCCGACAGCGTCTACGGCAACCCCAGCATCGCCGCCATCGGGGTGGCGGCCCACGAGGTGGGGCATGCGGTCCAGGACCTGGAGAACTACGCCCCCCTGCGGATCCGCAATGCCATCGTTCCGGCGGTGAACCTGGGTTCCATGGCGGCGATCCCCCTGTTCTTCATCGGGCTGATCTTCCGGTCCCCCACCATGATGGACCTGGGGATCCTGTTCTTCCTGGGGGTCATCGTCTTCCACCTGGTGACCCTGCCTGTGGAGTTCGACGCCAGCGCCCGGGCCCTGCGGCTCCTTTCGGACACGGGGGTCCTGGCCACCGACGAGATCGGGGGCGCCCGGGCGGTGCTCAACGCCGCCGCCCTGACCTACGTGGCCGCCACGGTGATGGCGGTGGCGCAGCTTCTGCGGCTGCTTCTGCTCCGGGGGGCCTTCGGGGGGCGGGACGAATAG
- a CDS encoding citrate lyase holo-[acyl-carrier protein] synthase, with product MKGRRTRGFRELLEAREARVALREELFREGRLVLQEGINLPGLPKRLPGDEARLETVGALLVAELGWTPRRTVAGVDGGGAYRMLLFPREEDGRLLKEAAVRLEGELPYGRLLDLDVLTPRGSVSRSALGLPPRRCLICLREAKVCARLGGHRPETLRRRALDLWRVLPV from the coding sequence ATGAAGGGGCGAAGGACCCGGGGGTTTCGGGAACTCCTGGAGGCGAGGGAGGCCCGGGTGGCCCTGCGGGAGGAGCTGTTTCGGGAGGGGAGGCTGGTGCTCCAGGAGGGGATCAACCTACCCGGACTGCCCAAACGGCTGCCCGGGGACGAGGCCCGGCTGGAGACGGTGGGGGCGCTGCTTGTGGCGGAACTGGGCTGGACCCCCCGGAGGACGGTGGCGGGGGTGGACGGAGGAGGGGCCTATCGGATGCTCCTGTTTCCCCGGGAGGAGGACGGACGGCTTCTGAAGGAGGCGGCGGTGCGTCTGGAGGGGGAGCTGCCCTACGGGAGGCTCCTGGACCTGGACGTCCTCACCCCCCGGGGCTCCGTGAGCCGGTCCGCCCTGGGACTGCCTCCCCGGCGATGCCTGATTTGCCTGCGGGAGGCGAAGGTCTGCGCCCGTCTGGGGGGGCACCGCCCCGAGACCCTGAGGCGGCGGGCCCTAGACCTCTGGCGGGTCCTCCCGGTCTGA
- a CDS encoding GntR family transcriptional regulator, with protein MLQDPRLHEPRMYTTSADYVYTELRHEIITKQKKPGQRLPEVNIAVQMGVSRTPVREALRRLASEGLVLIIPNSGARVASPSRREMEDAYVVREDLEVLAVRLAAGRVSDRHLRRLEETLLEEERAFSERNLELYLEVNEGFHKIIAEASGNRVLKEYVENILARTNVYIVFYDPFYDIESNSSTTEHRAIIDALRAQDADAAANLMRQHIRVSQNSLDKPEDFEPRN; from the coding sequence ATGCTGCAGGATCCAAGACTCCACGAGCCCAGAATGTACACCACTTCCGCCGACTACGTCTACACGGAGCTTCGGCACGAGATCATCACCAAGCAGAAGAAGCCGGGGCAGCGCCTTCCGGAGGTGAACATCGCCGTCCAGATGGGGGTGAGCCGCACCCCCGTGCGGGAGGCCCTGCGGCGTCTGGCCAGCGAGGGGCTGGTGCTCATCATCCCCAACAGCGGAGCCCGGGTGGCCTCCCCCTCCCGCAGGGAGATGGAGGACGCCTACGTGGTCCGGGAGGACCTGGAGGTCCTGGCAGTGCGCCTCGCCGCGGGTCGGGTGAGCGATCGACACCTTCGCCGCCTGGAGGAAACCCTCCTGGAGGAGGAGCGGGCCTTCTCGGAGAGGAACCTGGAACTCTACCTGGAGGTCAACGAGGGCTTCCACAAGATCATCGCCGAGGCCAGCGGCAACCGGGTCCTGAAGGAGTACGTGGAGAACATCCTCGCTCGGACCAACGTCTACATCGTGTTCTACGACCCCTTCTACGACATCGAGTCCAACTCCAGCACCACGGAGCACCGAGCCATCATCGACGCCCTCCGGGCCCAGGACGCGGACGCGGCGGCCAACCTCATGCGCCAGCACATCCGGGTCTCCCAGAACAGCCTGGACAAGCCCGAGGACTTCGAGCCCCGAAACTGA
- a CDS encoding aminotransferase-like domain-containing protein, producing the protein MKPAILVRKLEELPIYASPLVDFIRLGLQHRALPLTSGQPAPEALPLEDLARLAPEALRSRGRKALLYGSNRGLGELRRALTEWQVRSGVLPEGLGDEEVMLTLGSQYAFDLICQGLIRRGDEVACDAPCYPDTWCTALRRGASVLPLPVDEEGLDPDHLEALLAGGHRPVLVYTVLHYQNPCGCSLSPSRQRRLLELAETYDFLVVLDDPYRMLALDGPPPCGSDRFPRLGWDTGRLLYLGSLSKVLAPGVRLGWLAGHRELVAGLAKLQEMSLISLPALDGLIVLEYLLSEGMTGQLSRMVRFLKERRDVLAEGLRARCLPLGCTLRVPSGGCFLRLELPDLPATPLARELAERHGVATVPEAAFWPPSQTPAPDRFLRLSFSWCTPEELAEAAERIARALEGRPR; encoded by the coding sequence ATGAAGCCGGCGATCCTGGTTCGCAAGCTCGAGGAACTCCCCATCTACGCCTCTCCCCTGGTGGACTTCATCCGGTTGGGGCTCCAGCACCGGGCCCTGCCCCTCACCTCGGGGCAGCCCGCCCCGGAGGCCCTGCCCCTGGAGGACCTGGCCCGCCTGGCCCCGGAGGCCCTGAGGAGCCGGGGAAGGAAGGCCCTGCTCTACGGGAGCAACCGGGGCCTGGGAGAACTGCGCCGGGCCCTGACGGAGTGGCAGGTCCGCTCCGGGGTCCTCCCGGAGGGCCTGGGGGACGAGGAGGTCATGCTGACCCTGGGGTCCCAGTACGCCTTCGACCTGATCTGCCAGGGACTGATCCGACGGGGGGACGAGGTGGCCTGCGACGCCCCCTGCTACCCCGACACCTGGTGCACCGCCCTGAGGCGGGGAGCCTCGGTGCTGCCCCTTCCTGTGGACGAGGAGGGGCTGGACCCGGACCACCTGGAGGCCCTGCTGGCGGGGGGGCACCGCCCGGTCCTGGTCTACACGGTGCTGCACTACCAGAACCCCTGCGGCTGTTCCCTGAGCCCCTCCCGGCAACGACGCCTTCTGGAGCTGGCGGAGACCTACGACTTCCTGGTGGTCCTGGACGACCCGTATCGGATGCTGGCCCTGGACGGCCCGCCCCCCTGCGGTTCGGACCGGTTCCCTCGCCTGGGATGGGACACGGGGCGCCTGCTCTATCTGGGCTCCCTCTCCAAGGTCCTCGCCCCGGGGGTGCGTCTGGGGTGGCTTGCGGGCCACCGGGAGCTGGTGGCGGGGCTGGCCAAGCTCCAGGAAATGAGCCTCATCTCCCTCCCCGCCCTGGACGGGCTGATCGTGCTGGAGTACCTCCTCTCCGAGGGCATGACGGGACAGCTGTCCCGGATGGTCCGGTTCCTCAAGGAACGCCGGGACGTCCTGGCAGAGGGGCTTCGGGCCCGATGCCTCCCCCTGGGATGCACGCTCCGCGTCCCCTCGGGGGGGTGCTTCCTGCGTCTGGAGCTTCCGGACCTCCCCGCCACCCCCCTGGCCCGGGAGCTGGCGGAACGCCACGGGGTGGCCACGGTGCCCGAGGCGGCCTTCTGGCCCCCCTCCCAGACCCCCGCGCCGGACCGGTTCCTGCGCCTTTCCTTCTCCTGGTGCACCCCGGAAGAGCTGGCGGAGGCGGCGGAGCGCATCGCCCGGGCCCTGGAGGGGCGGCCACGATGA
- a CDS encoding RsmB/NOP family class I SAM-dependent RNA methyltransferase — MRGVEAAFAAWYEVEKGRFASEALRQILTEVAPAERRLAASLLYGALRRQSLWKDLIRNRCRRPFHQLAPVTRAALILGTAGLVELRHFVPAVLMNALAMRLRAEKAQGDEPLLHAVLHRVTEDAPRKMEQLRNSAELRDQALLFGIPGWAAAHWSREWGTSETRRLLRLSAMKAYLSLRVDPTRRDELVEALQAAGTRAWASPDLASAVRTASFGFPPGLPGYEEGAVTPMSESSLWVGEAAVSSWSGGAVLDLCAGRGVKTGHLATRLPEATLEAWDLSAGRVHAGAREMARLGVADRVTFREGDALELEPRTPPSLILADVPCSGSGTWSRHPEAKWRLAAEKLEDYAVLQVRLLERAADLVLPGGRVVYSTCSLFREENEKVVAELLGRRKDLVEVPFPFKNSLFRKGRPYGTVIWPGLPWVDGFYAAVLMKRR; from the coding sequence ATGAGAGGTGTGGAGGCGGCCTTTGCCGCCTGGTACGAGGTCGAGAAGGGGAGGTTCGCCTCCGAGGCGTTGCGCCAGATCCTGACGGAGGTGGCCCCGGCGGAGCGTCGCCTCGCCGCGTCCCTGCTCTACGGCGCCTTGAGACGCCAGAGCCTGTGGAAGGACCTGATCCGAAACCGCTGCCGCAGGCCCTTCCATCAGCTGGCCCCGGTGACCCGGGCGGCCCTGATCCTGGGGACCGCGGGGCTGGTGGAGCTGAGGCATTTCGTCCCGGCGGTGCTGATGAACGCCCTGGCCATGCGCCTCCGGGCGGAGAAGGCCCAGGGGGACGAACCGCTCCTCCACGCGGTGCTCCACCGGGTGACCGAAGATGCCCCCCGGAAGATGGAACAGCTGCGGAACAGCGCGGAGCTGCGGGACCAGGCCCTTCTCTTCGGCATCCCCGGGTGGGCGGCGGCCCACTGGAGCCGGGAGTGGGGCACCTCGGAGACTCGCCGTCTCCTTCGGCTTTCCGCCATGAAGGCCTACCTCTCCCTTCGGGTGGACCCGACAAGGCGGGACGAGCTGGTGGAAGCCCTTCAGGCCGCGGGAACCCGGGCCTGGGCCTCTCCGGACCTGGCCTCCGCGGTGCGCACCGCCTCCTTCGGTTTCCCCCCGGGATTGCCGGGGTATGAGGAAGGAGCCGTCACCCCCATGAGCGAGTCCTCCCTCTGGGTGGGGGAGGCGGCGGTTTCTTCCTGGAGCGGGGGCGCGGTGCTGGACCTCTGTGCCGGCCGGGGCGTGAAGACGGGGCACCTGGCGACCCGTCTGCCCGAGGCGACCCTGGAGGCCTGGGACCTTTCCGCCGGCCGGGTCCACGCGGGGGCCCGGGAGATGGCCCGCCTGGGGGTGGCCGACCGGGTGACCTTCCGGGAAGGGGATGCCCTGGAGCTGGAGCCCCGGACACCCCCCTCCCTGATCCTGGCGGACGTCCCCTGCAGCGGCAGCGGTACCTGGAGCCGCCATCCCGAGGCCAAGTGGCGTCTGGCCGCGGAAAAGCTGGAGGACTACGCGGTCCTCCAGGTCCGCCTGCTGGAACGGGCGGCGGATCTGGTCCTCCCGGGGGGACGGGTGGTCTATTCCACCTGCAGCCTCTTCCGGGAGGAAAACGAGAAGGTGGTGGCGGAACTGCTGGGCCGGAGGAAGGACCTGGTGGAGGTCCCCTTCCCCTTCAAGAACTCCCTGTTCCGCAAGGGCAGGCCCTACGGCACGGTGATCTGGCCCGGGCTTCCCTGGGTGGACGGGTTCTACGCCGCGGTACTGATGAAGCGTCGGTAG
- a CDS encoding long-chain-fatty-acid--CoA ligase — translation MSLRLETIIRKNFHEEPGEPCLWWHGTWWSRGALEELVEDCENNLRAGGFREGDRLALALPNSPLFLAATLAVWRLGGGVVPLNPQAGAEGLGRALEFADAFGVLIPKDAGALGSALAATGVPVAEAPLSGAVPEFPGRRGQPDSADTGVVFFTSGTTGHPKAVPLTHGNLYSDVAACLERVDEIGQEEVFLNALPNFHALGFTVCALMPLLSNFSQVLLPSFMPPEATLDAMRQGKVTVAAAVPTMIALLMGVAARGQLVPSSLKLLISGGDRLPPRLDERARRILGLNVLEGYGLTETSPVLAVNPNYRTRKPGTVGPLLPGVEAQIRDPEGNLVLPGQEGKLWVRGPNVATSYFRDPELTSRRFADGWFDTQDMVRQDEDGYLTVISRVSDIIIVGGFNVYPQEVEAVLAEHPAVREVAVVGVPRSLSGEIVKAFVVPKNGATPTSRELVAFCRERLPHYKVPRSVAFLEALPRSSIGEVLKRELKAR, via the coding sequence GTGAGTCTGCGACTGGAAACGATCATCCGGAAGAATTTCCACGAAGAACCCGGAGAGCCTTGCCTCTGGTGGCACGGGACCTGGTGGTCCAGAGGGGCTCTGGAGGAACTGGTGGAGGACTGCGAGAACAACCTGAGGGCCGGGGGCTTCCGGGAGGGAGACCGCCTGGCCCTGGCCCTTCCCAACAGCCCCCTGTTTCTGGCGGCCACTCTGGCGGTGTGGCGTCTCGGGGGAGGGGTGGTGCCCCTGAACCCCCAGGCGGGAGCGGAAGGCCTTGGGCGGGCGCTGGAGTTTGCGGACGCCTTCGGCGTCCTCATCCCCAAGGACGCGGGGGCCCTGGGTTCCGCCCTGGCGGCGACGGGCGTCCCTGTGGCGGAGGCGCCCCTTTCCGGGGCGGTGCCGGAGTTCCCGGGACGGCGCGGCCAGCCCGACAGCGCGGACACGGGGGTGGTCTTCTTCACCTCCGGCACCACGGGACACCCCAAGGCGGTGCCCCTCACCCACGGGAACCTGTACAGCGACGTGGCGGCCTGTCTGGAGCGGGTGGACGAGATCGGTCAGGAGGAGGTCTTCCTCAACGCCTTGCCCAACTTCCACGCCCTGGGCTTTACGGTCTGCGCCCTCATGCCCCTGCTGAGCAACTTCTCCCAGGTCCTGCTTCCCTCCTTCATGCCCCCCGAGGCCACCCTGGACGCCATGCGTCAGGGGAAGGTGACGGTGGCGGCGGCGGTGCCCACCATGATCGCCCTCCTCATGGGGGTGGCAGCGCGGGGGCAGCTGGTCCCCTCGTCCCTGAAACTGCTCATCTCCGGGGGTGATCGTCTCCCCCCTCGGCTGGACGAACGGGCCCGGCGGATCCTGGGACTGAACGTCCTGGAGGGGTACGGTCTCACGGAGACTTCCCCCGTCCTGGCGGTGAACCCAAACTACCGGACCCGCAAGCCCGGCACGGTGGGTCCCCTGCTGCCGGGGGTGGAGGCTCAGATCCGGGACCCGGAGGGGAACCTGGTCCTTCCCGGACAGGAGGGCAAGCTCTGGGTTCGAGGCCCCAACGTGGCCACCTCCTACTTCCGGGACCCGGAGCTTACGTCGAGGCGCTTCGCCGACGGGTGGTTCGACACCCAGGACATGGTGCGGCAGGACGAGGACGGCTACCTCACGGTCATCTCCCGGGTGAGCGACATCATCATCGTGGGGGGGTTCAACGTCTACCCCCAGGAGGTGGAGGCGGTGCTGGCGGAGCACCCGGCGGTGCGGGAGGTGGCGGTGGTGGGGGTGCCCCGTTCCCTGAGCGGGGAGATCGTCAAGGCCTTCGTGGTTCCCAAGAACGGGGCGACCCCCACCTCCCGGGAGCTGGTGGCGTTCTGCCGGGAGCGGTTGCCCCACTACAAGGTCCCCCGCTCCGTGGCCTTCCTGGAGGCCTTGCCTCGGTCCAGCATCGGCGAGGTGCTGAAGAGGGAGCTGAAGGCGCGGTGA
- a CDS encoding M20 metallopeptidase family protein — MGVSMDPVMLGPELLAEAEARAEDLIAWRREFHQFPELAFEENITASRVSQTLASFPGVEVVTGFGVPTAVLGVLRGDLPGPAVALRAEMDALALEEETGLSFASCIPGVMHACGHDAHMAALLGCAALLSQRAESLTRPVVFVFQPAEEGKGGAKALVEAGLLDRFRIEHVLGVLLWPQLPYGHLRTRKGVLTALSDRMHIEIQGVGGHAASPHATVDPVVVAAHVILGMQSLISREIDPLESAVISFGQVEAGYAYNIIPEQAHLWGTLRAFETPVRDYLQERIETLVPALAKAYRARASMEYVRNYPQVFNDGEFTDRVLEAAFPFFGEDAVGSLDRPLLSGEDFSFYSKEVPSCLMLLGTGLEYGLHHPRYDVPEELLPFLVAWEAFLALTL; from the coding sequence ATGGGTGTATCGATGGATCCGGTCATGCTGGGGCCGGAGCTTCTGGCGGAGGCCGAAGCGAGGGCGGAGGACCTGATCGCCTGGCGACGGGAGTTCCACCAGTTTCCGGAGCTGGCCTTTGAGGAGAACATCACCGCTTCCCGGGTCTCCCAGACCCTGGCCTCCTTCCCGGGGGTGGAGGTGGTGACGGGCTTCGGGGTCCCCACGGCGGTCCTGGGGGTGCTCCGGGGCGACCTCCCCGGTCCCGCCGTCGCCCTTCGGGCGGAAATGGACGCCCTGGCCCTGGAGGAGGAGACGGGGCTTTCCTTCGCCTCCTGCATCCCCGGGGTCATGCACGCCTGTGGCCACGACGCCCACATGGCGGCCCTACTGGGGTGCGCCGCCCTCCTTTCCCAGCGGGCGGAATCTCTGACCCGACCGGTGGTCTTCGTCTTCCAGCCTGCGGAAGAGGGCAAGGGGGGTGCCAAAGCGCTGGTGGAGGCGGGGCTTCTGGACCGTTTCCGCATCGAGCACGTCCTGGGAGTCCTTCTCTGGCCGCAGCTGCCCTACGGACACCTGCGGACCCGCAAAGGCGTCCTCACGGCCCTTTCCGACCGAATGCACATCGAAATCCAGGGGGTGGGCGGACACGCCGCCTCGCCCCACGCCACCGTGGACCCCGTGGTGGTGGCGGCCCACGTCATCCTGGGGATGCAGTCCCTCATCTCCCGGGAGATCGACCCGCTGGAGAGTGCTGTGATCTCCTTCGGGCAGGTCGAGGCGGGGTACGCCTACAACATCATCCCCGAACAGGCCCACCTGTGGGGAACCCTCCGAGCCTTCGAGACCCCCGTCCGAGACTACCTGCAAGAACGCATCGAGACCCTGGTGCCCGCCCTGGCCAAGGCCTACCGTGCCCGGGCTTCCATGGAGTACGTGCGCAACTACCCCCAGGTGTTCAACGACGGGGAGTTCACCGACCGAGTTCTGGAGGCGGCGTTTCCCTTCTTCGGGGAGGATGCGGTGGGGTCTTTGGATCGTCCCCTCCTCTCGGGGGAGGACTTCTCCTTCTACTCCAAGGAGGTTCCCTCCTGTCTCATGCTCCTGGGTACGGGGCTGGAGTACGGACTGCACCATCCCCGGTACGACGTCCCGGAAGAGCTGCTGCCCTTCCTGGTGGCCTGGGAGGCCTTCCTGGCACTGACCCTGTGA
- a CDS encoding aminotransferase-like domain-containing protein: MLEVPLDRRDRAPLYRQIAQHLSRMIERGALAPGQKLPSARELASSLGVSRTTANLAYDALEGEGRIRVRGRSGTFVVSRPDGELLVSGGVPLPQPLDLASGEPSPDLLPDPSHLRFLREGLGEGDLSLFAPSPVPGREALRRALVRHAATRGIPARWEDLVVTSGGQEGLCLAFEALKSLGVRRVFFEELTYPDAPRIARGVGLSACPLPFEEAPLVEALGEAGPGDGVYLVPSFHNPTGRTLSMEARKALLERSAARGFWILEDDTYGELRYGETSVPALKALEGSDRVVYVGSFSQVLLPGWRTGYVLAPEAVLGPLCALKALRVGALSSLVQGLVLRFLEGGGLEDALSRNRGVLSHRMRRFREALRNVLGERAPLLPEGGVFLWLDTAPFSGDKARSLLAARGVLVVSGQEFCLRRRTERAVRLCVARLGLRELDEAAGILGTLVGR, encoded by the coding sequence ATGCTTGAAGTCCCCCTGGACCGTCGGGACCGGGCTCCCCTCTACCGACAGATCGCCCAACACCTTTCCCGCATGATCGAACGGGGGGCCCTGGCTCCCGGTCAGAAGCTTCCCTCTGCCCGGGAGCTGGCCTCTTCCCTGGGGGTGAGCCGCACCACCGCCAACCTGGCCTACGATGCCCTGGAGGGGGAGGGGCGGATCCGGGTGCGCGGGCGAAGCGGCACCTTCGTGGTGTCCCGCCCCGACGGGGAGCTCCTGGTCTCGGGGGGAGTACCCTTGCCCCAGCCCCTGGACCTGGCTTCGGGAGAGCCCTCCCCGGACCTCCTTCCCGACCCCTCCCACCTGCGGTTTCTGCGGGAAGGCCTGGGGGAGGGGGATCTTTCCCTCTTCGCCCCCTCCCCCGTCCCGGGGCGGGAGGCCCTGCGCCGGGCCCTGGTGCGCCACGCCGCCACCCGGGGCATCCCCGCCCGTTGGGAGGACCTGGTGGTCACCTCCGGGGGGCAGGAGGGACTATGCCTGGCCTTCGAGGCCCTGAAGTCCCTGGGGGTCCGTCGGGTCTTCTTCGAGGAACTCACCTACCCCGACGCCCCCCGGATCGCCCGAGGGGTGGGGCTTTCCGCGTGTCCCCTTCCCTTCGAGGAGGCCCCCCTCGTGGAGGCCCTGGGGGAGGCGGGGCCGGGGGACGGGGTCTATCTGGTCCCCAGCTTCCACAACCCCACGGGGCGCACCCTCTCCATGGAGGCCCGCAAGGCCCTGCTGGAGAGAAGCGCCGCCCGGGGGTTCTGGATCCTGGAGGACGACACCTACGGGGAACTGCGCTACGGGGAGACCAGCGTGCCCGCCCTCAAGGCCCTGGAGGGAAGCGACCGGGTGGTGTACGTGGGGTCCTTCAGCCAGGTGCTCCTCCCGGGGTGGCGCACGGGGTACGTCCTCGCCCCCGAGGCTGTGCTGGGGCCTCTGTGCGCCCTCAAGGCCCTTCGCGTGGGGGCTCTCTCCTCCCTGGTGCAGGGGCTGGTGCTCCGCTTTCTGGAAGGAGGAGGGCTGGAGGATGCCCTTTCCCGCAATCGGGGGGTCCTCTCCCACCGAATGCGCCGCTTCCGGGAAGCCCTCCGGAACGTCCTGGGGGAACGGGCCCCCCTGCTGCCCGAGGGCGGAGTTTTCCTCTGGCTGGACACGGCGCCCTTCTCCGGGGACAAGGCGCGGAGCCTCCTTGCCGCCCGAGGAGTCCTGGTGGTTTCGGGACAGGAGTTCTGCCTGCGGCGTCGCACCGAGCGGGCCGTGCGGCTCTGCGTGGCCCGCCTGGGCCTGCGGGAGCTGGACGAGGCGGCGGGGATCCTGGGGACCCTGGTGGGCCGATGA
- the citC gene encoding [citrate (pro-3S)-lyase] ligase, which translates to MYGFETHILEKPGEKDRGRIAAFLAARGLRFEGSPEVSVVLEDPQGAVAATASLEGPVIRMVATDPEWQEAGLAAVAVSRLLEWARGAGRHHLFVYTKPEAALRFADLGFRELARVDPEVVLLEMGEPGAEAFRRELEAHRAQDEPDPEGGVGAAVVNANPFTRGHRYLVEEARKRCGLLYLVVVETDRSLFPFADRIELVRANTRDLPGVRVVRSGDYAVSAATFPTYFLRDPAEAAVARLQTRLDVTLFAGLFVPALGLTRRFVGTEPYCPTTALYNQAMEEILPPRGVEVTVIPRLAREGDPVSASSVREAIRRDDWDRVRRLVPDPTWTYLTDPARADLIRRIRESRSAH; encoded by the coding sequence ATGTACGGTTTCGAGACGCACATCCTGGAAAAGCCCGGGGAGAAGGACCGGGGGCGCATCGCCGCCTTCCTGGCCGCCCGGGGCCTTCGGTTCGAGGGCTCCCCGGAGGTTTCGGTGGTGCTGGAGGACCCGCAGGGAGCGGTGGCGGCCACCGCCAGCCTGGAGGGTCCGGTGATCCGCATGGTGGCCACGGACCCGGAGTGGCAGGAGGCGGGACTGGCCGCCGTGGCGGTCTCCCGGCTTCTGGAGTGGGCCCGGGGGGCGGGGCGGCACCACCTCTTCGTCTACACCAAGCCCGAGGCGGCCCTTCGCTTCGCGGACCTGGGCTTTCGGGAACTGGCCCGGGTGGACCCGGAGGTGGTGCTCCTGGAGATGGGGGAGCCCGGGGCGGAGGCGTTCCGGCGGGAGCTGGAGGCCCACCGTGCCCAGGACGAACCTGACCCCGAAGGGGGCGTGGGGGCGGCGGTGGTGAACGCCAATCCCTTCACCCGGGGGCATCGGTACCTGGTGGAGGAAGCCCGAAAACGCTGCGGCCTGCTCTACCTGGTGGTGGTGGAGACGGACCGGTCCCTCTTCCCCTTTGCGGACCGCATCGAGCTGGTCCGGGCGAACACCCGGGACCTCCCAGGGGTTCGGGTGGTGCGCAGCGGCGACTACGCCGTCTCCGCCGCCACCTTCCCCACCTATTTCCTCCGGGATCCCGCGGAGGCGGCGGTGGCCCGCCTGCAGACCCGTCTGGACGTGACCCTCTTCGCGGGGCTTTTCGTCCCCGCCCTGGGGCTGACCCGGCGCTTCGTGGGCACCGAGCCCTACTGTCCCACCACGGCGCTGTACAACCAGGCCATGGAGGAGATCCTCCCTCCGCGGGGGGTGGAGGTGACGGTGATCCCCCGCCTCGCCCGGGAGGGGGACCCCGTTTCCGCCTCCTCCGTCCGGGAGGCCATCCGGCGGGACGATTGGGACCGGGTCCGTCGTCTGGTGCCGGACCCCACCTGGACGTACCTCACCGACCCGGCTCGGGCGGACCTGATCCGCCGCATCCGGGAGAGCCGTTCCGCCCACTGA